TAGTAAAATAGTGTTATGTGTATCCAATTCTACAAAAAAAATTCAGAAAAGTAGATTTAGTTATTGACAAAATTATGAGTTTTATGTTGATTGATCTTAGCCTACAGACCCTACATAGAATGCCCTCCGAGCAGTGGGGATGCCGCCCGGCATTCCCCACTGTATTTTTTTGTCAAGAGCAATAAATGAGGGCTCTGTTTTCCCTTTATCAACTATGTATTTTGCTTAAAAAGGAGAGATGAACAAAATTGGAAGATATCCGTCTGGAGAATTTGAGCAAGGATTTTGACGGCTTTGTTGCCGTGGAAAATGTATCATTAACAATTCAGAGCGGAGAATTATTCTCTTTCTTAGGTCCCAGTGGTTGTGGAAAAACTACGCTCTTAAGGATGATTGCCGGTTTTGAAATTCCCAGTGCAGGCAGGGTTATTATTGATAATATGGACATTACGAATCTGCCTCCTTACAAAAGACAGGTAAATACAATATTCCAGAATTATTCTCTTTTCCCGCATATGACGGTATTCGATAATGTCGCTTTCGGTTTGCGCATCAAAAAATATCCCAAAAATGAAATAAACAGTCGGGTGAAAGAAATGCTTTCTCTGGTAAAAATGGAGGATCAAGCAAATAAATTTCCCGACCAGATATCAGGTGGACAAAAACAACGCATAGCCATAGCTCGTGCATTAATTAACCAACCCAAAGTTTTACTTTTGGATGAACCGTTGGCTGCTTTAGACCTGAAACTGCGTCAACATATGCTCATTGAATTGATGAACATTCACGATGCCGTGGGCATTACTTTTATTTATGTAACGCATGATCAGAGTGAAGCAATGAGCATTTCAGACCGCGTGGCGGTTATGAATCATGGAAACATCATTCAAGCAGGCCCTCCGGATGATATCTATGAGAGACCTGAAAGCGTTTTTTCTGCATACTTCATCGGAGCCACCAATTTGATCACCGGAGAAGTAATCGGCATTGAAGATGATTATGTGCAAATCAGATGTCCGGATGGCACAGGCAATAGTTTTGAAATAGACAGCACTTTTCATTTTCAGCCCACCATTGGGCAAGAATTAACCGTGTCTTTGCGTCCCGAAAAAATAGCCATTTCCCGTAATAAACCACGCTATCAGGAAGATATAAATATTCTGCGCGGAGTGATTGAAGATATTCTTTATTTGGGTTCCCACACACAATATATCGTAAGGGTGGGAGATCTGAAAATAAGAGTATTCAGTCAACACAAACGAGTTTATTTTGACGATAAGGCACTGGATTGGGAAGAACCGGTCTGGCTTTTTTGGCATGATACCGATACTTGGTTGATAAACCAAATTCCTGAAAATGTATTATCCCCCGACGAACTTTCGGAAGGTGGGGTCAATCATTTTCAGCGTTCAATAAAACGCCCTTCAATAGAATGAAAAATAAACCTTCTCTCAACCCAAATTATGCACTCCAAGTAGCTTCTGAACGCCGTAAAAATCTCACTTCTTGGGTATTGACCGCTCCTGCTTTGCTCTGGCTGATTTTCTTTTTTCTGGTTCCCTACTTAATTGTAATCATATATAGTTTTCTAACCGCCGATATTTATGATGTGAAGTTTGAATTTACTTTGGAAGCATATCGGCAGAGTTGGACGCCTGCTTATCTACATACTTTTTATTTGTCTTTTCGGCTGGCTTTGTTAACCACTTTTTTAAGTTTATTGTTGGGTTTTCCAGTTGCCTATTATATTGCAAGAGCAAAAGATAAAGTTAAAAACACTTTGCTGATTTTTATCATCATACCATTCTGGACAAACTTGATCATTCGCATATTCTCCTGGCGTATTTTTCTTGCCTATAATGGGGTATTGAACAATCTTCTTTTGGATTTGGGTTTGATAAATAACCCGCTGGAAATTATGAGAACCGATCTTGCCGTTATTTTAGTGATGGTATATGTATATTTGCCTTATATGATTTTGCCTTTATATAGCGTGTTGGAAAAGATGGATTGGACGCTTTTAAATGCCGCGATGGATTTAGGAGCAAATGAAGTTAAATCCTTTTTCCACATTACTTTGCCTTTGGTAAAAGAGGGTATCTTTGCGGGTGGATTGCTTGTTTTTATTCCTGCCTTGGGTTCATATTTGATACCTCAATTGGTGGGAAATCAAAAATCGCTCTATTTAGGACAGGTCATCACTTACAAAGTGAAAAATATACCCCGTAACTGGCCTATGGCTTCCGCACTATCACTTACTTTACTTTTTATCGTCGCTCTGTTTTTAATCGTTATTTATGCCTTTTACAATAGAAACAAAGCTCGGAGGCATCAGTGAAGCGTTTTTCTGCCGGACAGTTCTTTAAGGGAATGAATTTAACCGTTTTCACTCTGGTGATGGTATTTCTGTATATTCCCATCTTAATTTTAATCATTTTCAGCTTCAATGACGCCAAAATTATCACCGGTTGGAAAGGGTTTACATTGCAATATTATGTCCTTTTGTTCCAAAATAAAACCATCTTGGAAGCATTTCGCAATACGATGCTGATTGCCTGTTTATCCACTCTCATTTCCACAATTTTTGGAGTTCTGACCGCTATGGGAATGGAAAATAAAAAATTCAGCGGAAGTAAATTTGTTTCAGCTTTAATCTACATTCCTCTCGTTATTCCGGATATTTTAATGGGTGTTTCGCTTGCTTTACTGTTTAATTTTACCAAAGTAAACACAGGATTGTTCACTGTTTTAATAGCGCACATCACTTTTTGCATTTCTTACACGGTAATCGTTATCCGCAGTCGACTGGACGGTTTTGATTATTCACTGGTGGAGGCGGCGATGGATTTGGGAGCGAAACCTGGCACAATTTTTTGGAAAATAAAAATGCCGCTGATTATGCCCGGGATAATCGCTGCGGGACTTTTGGCTTTTACCCTTTCCATAGATGATTTCATTATCACCTTTTTCACTTCCGGAAGGGGCTTCGACACCTTGCCAATTTATGTGGAAGGAGCCATCCGAAGAGGAACCATCACCACCATCAATTCCTTGTCCACCATTATGATTGGCTTAACTTTGCTGCTGGTGGTAGCAACTAAACGCATTCGCAAAATTGTAATTTCCTCCCTCTGATACACCTCTCTCTCAGCTAATCAATGCAATTTAAGAAAAAGCTGAGGCAGATTATTGCTTACGCACAGAATTCGCCCAGCCAATTTGCTATGGCTTTTGCCCAAGCTTAAATTCGGTAACTCATTTATTACCATTATCATTTATGCTTACTTTCCCGCTATTACAAAAGCTATTTGCTCTTACTGGCTAATCTTATGCTGCTCAATACTTTGCCATAACCATCCCGTGTTTTGATACGGGTTGGTTTCGGCATAGTTTCGGCCTGGATACGGGAAGCAAGTAAGGAGGGATTGAGTTTTGAACACCATAACATTCCATCGGAAGGTTGGTGAGGGATTTCGTTTGACATAAACCTAAGGTAAACATTTTTGGCAGTATGAATGAGATTATTATTAATAAAAATGCCAAAAATCAGTTTGATACACTGCCTAAAGGATGGGTGTTTTTCCTCCTAAGTAGTGAGAAAGAAGAACTCTATGCCGGTTATTCTGCCAACTTGAAAGCAAAAATAGATTTCTTTAGCAACAAGGCAAAAGAGGGTGGAATTCATCAAGAGATGTGGAATGCGGCAAAAACATTGCAGTGGATATCCTATCCGGAAGCGATTTCTGCCCTGATACACTACAAATGTCATTTAGCGAAAAACCTTCCTCTCTACCAATATCAGATTAGACCTTGGGCTGAATATGTTTACTTGGCATTAGATTCACATCGCTATCCTTTTATTACGATTCAGGATAATACGAATGAAGATTGGTTATATTTAGGTCCTTTTCGCAGCCGTTTTTTCCTGATTGATGTGCTGGATATTTTTGCTCGTATGCTAAAATTGCCTGCGTGTGAAACAGGTGAATTTCCCTGCGAAAAAAAGGAAATAAATTTATGCCAAGGGTGGTGCATGGCTTTGGAAGGTAACACCGAAAAAAATACTGAATATAACTTAGATAAATTGGAATCCCTTTTTAAAGAGATATTTCTGGTTCCCGAGAACGGAATATTGGAACTGATTCAGCAAGAACGAAATAACTATTTTAATGAGCTGGAATTTGAAAAAGCGTCCCTGCTTGATGAGGAAATTGATCTCCTCAATAAATACCGTAAATGGCTGCAATTTCTGATTGCGGCAAAACATTTGGAATACGATAGTGAAGAGCTTAAAATACAACAAGGTAAGATTACATTTTGTCGTATGGAAGGAAAATCATATAATTTTCCTGTTGACAATACAGAGTTCAGAATTAACGAGACACTGGCTTTAAATTTGGATAGCGTGGATGAAAGTAAAATTATCTACGATTTCTTGAGAAAGGACAAAGGAGCATAAATGCACAAAGAGATTAGCAAATTAGCCATAGTTAAACGAAGTAACCAAGGCAAAGTGCGCGATATATATGACTTAGGAGAGAATCTGTTAATCGTTAGTACCGACCGTCTTTCCGCTTTTGATGTTGTTTTTCCGAATCCTATTCCGGATAAAGGAAAGATACTAAACGCCATATCAGTGCATTTTTTTAAGTCCACTTCCGACATTATCCCCAACCATTTCATTACTGACGATGTTTCTAAATATCCTATTGAGCTGCAAAAGTTTAGTGAATACTTAGCGGGTCGCAGTATGCTAGTGAAAAAAACTCGCGTCATTCCCTTTGAATGTATCGTGCGTGGCTATATAAGTGGGTCCGCCTGGAAAGAATATAAAAAAACCCGAACCATCGGCGGAATGCTTATTGCCGAAGAAATGCAAGAAAGCCAAAAATTTAATCATCCTCTCTTTACACCAAGTACTAAAGTGGAAGACGGACACGATGAAAATATCAGTTACCGCGAATTTATGAGCCGGATGGATGAGACGCTCGCCGTTCATATTAAAGATAAATCGCTGGAATTATATTCTTTTGCACACGATTTACTAATGCAAAAAGGAATTATTTTGGCAGATACCAAATTTGAATATGGCACAATCGGCTCTCAAGTGCTTTTAATTGACGAAATATTCACCCCTGATTCATCCCGTTTATGGGATTTTGATGCCTACGAAATTGGCAAAAGTCCCGAAAGTTTCGATAAACAATATGTGCGTGATTATCTGGAAAACAGCGGTTGGGATAAACAACCCCCCGCTCCTATCCTTCCGGAAGAAGTGATAGAAAAAACTCGACAAAAATATTTAACTATCTTAAAAATAATAACAGGTAAAGAATTGTAACAATGAAAAAAGTAATCTGCATCGTTGATGACGAAGAAGAACTGGTAGAAAACCTAAAAATTGAACTGGAACATTTAAAACCCGAGTGGAATATTATCACTTTCAACGAAGGAATGCAGGCAATTCAAGAAATCGTGAAAGGGACTGTGGATATAGTAGTTACAGATATTGCTATGCCCGATATGGATGGCTATGAACTATTTTGGAGAATTAAGGACTACGATGCAAATATTCCAGTGATTATGATGACCGGCTTTGGATACGACCCCAATCATGTTTTGGTGCGCGCCAAAGTTGACGGTTTGAAAGATGTTCTCTATAAGCCCTTTGAAACGGAAAAACTGGTGGAACTAATTGAATCCCACTTAAAATGAATGGATGCCAATAAAATAATCCAAAATCATCTCCTAAAACGCTCTTTTCTCTCTTATGCACTTTATCCGGCAGGCATTCTTTATGGTTTTGGGCAGAAAATATGCCGAACTTATTATCAGAAAAGAGGTTATCATCCACAATGCAAGATTATCAGCATTGGTAATATCATTAGTGGTGGTTCAGGTAAAACACCCCTTACGATTGCGCTGGCTAACTTGTTGATAAATAGTGGATTAAAAGTTGGTATCTCACACCGCGGTTATAAAAGTGCTTTTGAAAATAACCCCCATATCATTAACCCTGATTTTAGCTTGCTATATGATGTTCAGGAAACAGGTGACGAAGCATATTTGATTGCTTCCTCCCTACAAAATGTTCCGGTGGTGGTAGGCAAAAAAAGAGAATCTGCCGTTAAATTGCTTTTAGACCAATATCCTTATTTGGATGTGATTATTTTGGACGATGCTCTTCAACATCACTATATTTATAGAGACCTGAATATTATCAGTTTTGACGATACTTTGGGCATAGGTAATGGTTTTGTGATTCCCGCGGGGTATTTAAGAGAGCCCCTTTCCAATATCCCTCAAAATAGTTTAATCGTAATTAACCGCAAAAATAAAGCACAGACAGAATCCCTTTGGTTGCAAAAACTTAACCGGTTGAGAATACCAATTTACCATAGTTCTAATACGCCAAAATGTTTTTTGGATATTACCGGAAATGTTTATCCGCTCGATTATGTTAAAGAGAAACGCATTGTGCTTGTTTCCGGAATTGCCAATCCAGCTTCCTTTGCAGAATCCATCAATTCTTTGGGACTATCTTATGTAAAGCACTATGCCTTTAATGATCACTGTGATTTTAAACAGCCATCCCTAACGAAAAACATCCTGGAACTGAACCCGGATTATATTATCTGCACCCAAAAAGATATTATGAAACTGGCTAAATATGACTCCTTGCAAAATCGCTTGCTTGCATTAAAACTGGAATATAGCTTTGCACAGGAAAAGGAATTTCTTAACCAGGTGCTACATTTTGTGAGATAGTAGATATTGTAATCGGAGCTCGCTGAAGCTCCGCTTTTTTTCTCGTAAAGAAATGGGGCTTTTCAGCTACCCTATTTTTTCTTGGGCTTTATGCCAAAGATCTGACTTTTAATCCATTGCCAATTATAGGTAATATGAAAAATAGCCAAAATAACAAAGATAAAGCCGCATATTTCATGCAGTTCTTTGAAGCCATAGGCATCATAATTAAAAAAACCTGAAATTTTGTAGGTAAGCATTGCTGCAAAAGCAGTAAAGATCACGATAAACATAATCGGATTCAATATTTTTAGCTTTTTATTATTCATTTCACGCTCCTTTTTCTGATATAATAATCGAAATTCCCTTTTAGGCAAATTATCTTTACAGGATCGGCTTGGAACATAGCGAGAAAATGGAACAACATTAGCATTTGTCTCTTGTGTAAAGAAGAAACTGCTGATCGGGTCTTCCCCACTGCCTTACTGGGATTTTAAAATAGTTGAAATTGAGCTGCTGCTGCTATGGCTGCTGTTTCCGCCCTAAGTATCTGATTGGATAAAGAAACTGAGATAATATGCTGCTGATTGAAAAAAGAAAATTCTGCCTCACTAAATCCGCCTTCCGGACCTATTATAAAACAGGGTTTAATATTCCTGGTCAAATCGGATATTCTGTTTAGAGGTCTTTGTTCCGAACATAATACAGGTGTCCAGGTTTCTGCGATTATCCTAAAAAAACCGTCTTGCAAGGAAAGAGGACTATTAATTGAAGGTAGCCAAGGATTATCACACTGTTTAATTGCCGCTAAGGCAATTTGCTTAAAACGGTTAACAGAATTTTGCGAAGGCATTCTAACGCTATAATCGGTTAATAAAGGATAAAAGGTAGTAACTCCCAATTCTGAACACTTTTCAATCAATAATGCATCATTCCTGTTTTTCAGAGGGGCGAAGGCAATGGCAAAAGGTCTTTCTGGGAAAGGGAATTTATCCATCTTGAGTATTTCAATGTCAGCGGAGTTTTTAAGAATCTTTGTTAGTTTTCCTTCTGCAATTAATCCTGAACCGCTATTCAGTTTGACTGTTTCTCCCAAGGTCGTTCTTCGCACCTTAATCAGGTGATGAAATTCATCACCTTCGATGGTTATGAACTTGTGCTCTCCGCTTAAATTCGGAATATAGATGGATGGCATAATTTTAGCTAAAGTAACTCTTCAATTTGGAAAGAAAACTTTTCCCCGGTTTTAGGTCTCTTTTTTTGTCGAATTCTTTTAACTTGGCATAGACATCAGCTTCGTCCCGGGAAATTTTGGTAGGCGTAACAACAATAATTCTTACGATTTGATCGCCGCGAGTATAACTATTGTGGCTTTGAATCCCCTGCCCTTTTAAACGGAAAGAACTTCCGCTTTGAGTTCCAGCAGGTATTTTCATTTTTACAGAACCGCTTAAAGTAGGAACAATGATTTCATCCCCCAAAACTGCTTGGGAAATCGTTATCGGATAAGTTAAAATAATGTTATTCCCTTCTCTTTCAAAAAGATCATCCTGTTTTTCATGAATTAAAACCAGGATATCTCCCCTACTGCCACCCCGGGGACCAACATTTCCCTGACCTCTTAAACGGATATATTGCCCTTCCGATACCCCAGAAGGTATTTTAACCTTTATTTCTTTAACGCTACCAATGCGTCCTTCCCCATAACATTTGGTGCATTTGTTTTTTATGATTCTGCCTTCACCCTGACAGGATGGGCATTCGGAAATTGTCTGCATCCGTCCGAAAAGTGACTGTCGAATTTGACGAACTTGCCCGGTTCCTTTACAATTGGGACAAACTTCAGTTTGACCCTCTGCACTTCCAGTTCCACCGCATTTTTCACAAGGTTCTTTAATGCCGATTTTGATGGTTTTCTCAGCTCCCTTTGCAATATCTTGCAAAGATAAAGATAATTCTATTTGCAGGTCTTCTCCTCTATTAGGGCTGCCAGAACTGCGCTGAGTTCGTCCTCCAAAACCACCTCCAAAGAGTGTTTCAAAAATGCTGCCAAATCCGTCTCCGAAAATATCATTCAGGTCACTACGATGCATAAATTCATCCCATGAGAAGCCGGTTCCTCCAAATTGATTTTCCAATCCAGAATGACCATATTGATCGTAAATTTGCCTCTTATCCTTATCCGACAGCACTTCATACGCTTCACTTGCTTCTTTAAATTTCTCTTCTGCCTCTTTGTTATCCGGATTTTTATCAGGATGATATTGCATTGCCAATTTACGATATGCCTTTTTTATGGTTGCTTCGTCAGCATTCTTTTCCACACCCAGAATTTCGTAATAATCTCTTTTTGCCATCTATTTTTTCCTCTCATCGATTTCACAGATATAATTCAATGATACTTTATTAGTTCAATATTTTTCTTTTTCCCTTGTTCAACAGAGCTGAACTCGCTACTTAAATTTATCTGGATTAGACGGATTTAAGCGGACTTATACCTGTGTCCATCCGCAAAATCCGTCCAATCCTGGTTCTATTTATTTATCGTCAACAACCTCAAAATCCGCATCTATGGGTCCTTCTTGCTTAGGGGTATCTTCTTGAGGACCTTGCTGAGTAAAATTCTCCTGATCAAAACCACTTGTATCAGAATTAGCTCCTTCGCCACCAGCACTTTGCTGTTGTTGCATATGGGCATAGATTACTTCACCCAAATGTTGTGCTTTTTTGGCAAGGTTTTCTTTTATGCTGTTCAATTCTGTTGCGTCAGTGGCTTTTTCCATTCTATCCTTAGCATTTTTGATTTCTTCTTCCAGTTCACTTCTTTCACTACCAGAGAGTTTATCGCCATATTCACTTAAGCTCTTTTCTGTGCTAAAGATCAAGGAATCCAGTTCATTTTTGGCAGCTACGAATTCTTGGCGTTTTTTATCTTCATCCGAATGCAGTTCCGCATCTCTGATCATTCTATCTATATCTTCCTTGCTAATGCTTCCCGCGCGGTCAATCTTTATGGATTGTTCTTTGCCGGTTCCTTTGTCTTGAGCGGATACATGTAAGATACCATTGGCATCAATATCAAAGGTTACTTCAATTTGAGGAATTCCTCTGGGGGCAGATGGAATGCCAACTAAGTCAAAACGCCCTAAGGATTTATTATCAGCAGCCATCGGTCTTTCACCCTGTAAAACATGGATGGTGACTGCCGTTTGATTATCAGCCGCTGTTGAAAATATTTGGCTCTTCTTAGTTGGAATGGTTGTATTGCGTTCAATCAACTTGGTCATCACTCCCCCTAAAGTTTCGATACCCAAAGAAAGCGGAGTAACATCCAAAAGAAGAACATCGTTCACATCTTTGTCACCAGAAAGGATTGCACCTTGAATGGAAGCCCCAATGGCAACTACTTCATCTGGATTCAAACTGCGATTGGGCACTTTACCAAAGAACTTTTCCACTGCTTCTTGAACGGCAGGAATACGAGTACTGCCACCAACCAAAAGAACTTCTTTTATATCGTTCAGCGAAATTTTGGCATCTTCTATCGCTCTTTTACAGGGGCCTAAAGATCTCTCAATTAAATCAGCAGTTAAACGATTAAATTCTGCCCTACTTAAATCAAGATTGATGTGCTTAGGACCTGTTGCATCAGCCGTAATAAAAGGCAGATTGATATTGGTGGTCAATGTCCCGGAGAGTTCGATTTTAGCTTTTTCAGCTGCTTCGCGCAATCTTTGCATTGCCATTGGGTCTCTGGACAAATCCATCCCTTCCTGCTTTTTAAATTGTTCCAGAATCCAATCGATAATCCGTTTATCAATATCATCACCGCCTAAGTGAGTGTCGCCATTGGTGGACATAACTTCCACGACACCATCCGAAATATCCAGAATGCTGATATCAAAAGTTCCGCCACCTAAGTCATAAACGGCTACTTTTTGTTCCTTCTTGTTTTCCATACCGTAAGCAAGCGCAGCTGCAGTTGGCTCATTGATTATTCTTTTTACATCCAATCCAGCAATGCGTCCGGCATCTTTAGTTGCCTGACGCTGAGCATCATTGAAATAGGCAGGAACAGTGATTACCGCTTCTGTAACTTTCTGCCCAAGGTATGTTTCAGCAGTTTCTTTCATTTTAGTAAGAATCATAGCGGAGATTTCTTGCGGCGTAAAATCTTTGTTTTCCATATCAATATGAACCGCTGCCTGATTTTTAACGCCACGGATAACCTTAAAAGGCACCTGCTTGATTTCTTCCGTTACTTCGTCGTAACCTCTTCCCATAAATCGTTTTATGGAGAAGACAGTATTTTGGGGATTGGTTATTGCCTGGCGTTTTGCCAATTGGCCTACCAAGCGTTGACCATCCTTTGTAAAACCAACTACCGAAGGAGTTGTTCTGCTTCCTTCCGCATTAGTTATAACTACCGGTTTGCCGCCTTCGACAACGGCAACACAGGAATTAGTTGTTCCGAGATCAATTCCTATTATTTTTCCCATTTTTCCTCCTGGGATTCATTATTTATTTTTGTTCGCTGCAAAGCTTTGAAAAGCAATAGCAACAAAATTTATTCTTCATCTTGAGATTCACTGTTTATTTTTGAACCTTTGGAAACAGCCACACGAACGGGACGCAACACTTTATCGTGCATTGTATATCCATTCTGGATAATAGCGGCGACGGTATTTTCTTCCTGCTCACTTGGAATATGGGCTAATGCCTCATGAAATTCCGGATTAAAAGGTTCTCCCAAAGCTTCAATTTTCTTCACGCCTTCTTTTTCCAGGGCTTTCCTAAGCTGCTGTTCAATCATCAACACTCCTTTTCCGAAAGGAGTGGATTTTTCTTCATTAGTTCCTTGCAAAATAGCTCGTTCAAAATTATCCAGGACATCGCAGATCTCCGAAGCGAATTTCTGGGTTGCTAAGCGTATCCAATCCGCCTTTTCAGAAATTGTCCGTTTCCGGAAATTCTCAAATTCTGCCATACAACGCAGATATTTATCTTTCCACTCTGCTACTTCTTTTTCCAGTTCAGTAGTTTTATCGGTTTTCTCTGTTTCTTCTTTTACTATTTTTTCTGCGTCCGTTTCCTGTTCTTGTAGCGTCTTTTTATTCATTCCTATTCTCCTGAGGCACGATCATTCCGCGCCTTGTTGTATTTGTTATCGTTTTGGCTACATCCCTGATAAGAGGGATCAGTTTACGATATTCTGTTCTGATGGGTGCCAGCACTCCCAAAAAACCGGGTATGCCAAAAACCTCATATTTAGAGTATATTAGGGCAAAATCCAACCAATTGTTAATGGCAAAATCCTCACCCAATACTACATTCGTTTCTTTATCACCTTGATATTTACGCATCGTATTCAGCAGAAAATCCTGGCTTTGTAATAACCCCATAAACTTCAGAATATTCTCTTTTAAATCAAATTCTTTCTGCTCCAGAAAGTTAATGCTTCCATCGTATTGAATAAAGAAATCACTTATTTCCATAAATGCTTTGTGCAATTCTGTTAAAAACCAGCTAATCAATCCGTTATCCGCATTTTCTTGCATCTCTAACAATACCCGATTGGCAATGTCATAAATTTGCAAGCCAACCAATTCATCATTCAAATAACGCACCAGTTTCTTCAGTTGTGCTTCCGTTATTTCATTCTGACATTTTAAAATAACGGTTTTATCCAACCCAGAATCCAAGCTCATCACGAAAATCAACTTATTCTCACCTATAGAAAATACATCCAATTTTGCCAAATAACCACTGGAGACCTCCGGCTCGGCAACAAAAGACAGCTGATCTGTTTCTTTTGCCAAATTTTGCATTATATAATGCAATGCCTTGGGTGTATCTTTATAGTTCCGAACCAAAAGCTCTCTCAATATATCCATTCCGTCATATCTCGTCTTGGCAATTTCCGGTTCTATCAGTTTCAGGTATTCTCTGTAGCCCTTTATAGTAGGGATCCTGCCTGCAGAAGTATGCGGTTGGGAAATCAGATTCATTTCTTCCAGTTTCAGCAAGTCCAAACGCAAAGTAGCCGATGATACATCACCGAGATACTTTTCGTTCAGTATCCTGGAAGACACTGGTTCGCAACTGATTATGTATTCATCTACCAGCGCTTTAAGGGTCTCGTTTAAGCGTAGTTGATTCTTTTTCATCGTCTCCACCATATATATTCTTAGCAGTCCATAGTATGAACTGCTAATCTAAAGACAATTTAATCAACTTTGGAAAATTGTCAATCGAAAAGTGAGAGTGCTAAAAAAATTTTTTGCTATAAACCCTCACTGAAAACTTCAAATTTAATCACCAAAACTTCAAATCGTGGAAATTAGGTCACAACTGGAGTATCCGAGGATGGTATTTTTTATCACCATTTCTTCAAACTTTTATCACAGAAACTTCAAATGAAATTCCCAAAAAATGTGGGAGACACTAAGTGGTGTTCCCATATATCGGAGGGCATTATATGTAGTGCCTGTAGGATGTATTCCTTGTGAGCAAGGGCTGTATTTCTGTTAATGAAGATACTTGCAGTTTCCTTATCGTATTGAGTGGAAAGGACTTGACTACCTTTGCGAGGGGTGCATAGTAGCGCCCACAAATCAACAGTCAGGTAACCGAGAAGGAGTTCAAAATGACCAGGCAAAACAAAAATCGCAAAGGACAGACAACGCTGGAGGAGATGGTTCAATCAGGCAGTCAACTTATCCTGATGCATGACGATGGGGTTTCAGCTGCAGAGCTTCTTGTCTAACCATTTGTTCTTTGATGCTTTCCAGTAGCTTGGCTTCCATCGTATCTCCTTGCGTGTAGTATTGGATACTATATCAGAGCAAGGAAGCCACTCCCCTGTATTAACGCAAATACAGATGCATAAGGATGAGACAAAAAAAGACAAAAAGTTCTTGACATAGATATGGGCATAGAATAGCATTAAATTGTAGTCATGGTAAGGGAGTTCAATTATTACAAATTGTTCTTTGGTTAGTAATGATGTAGCATCACATAACAATGAGGCAGTAAGATCACAGAATGGAGGATCAGATGAAAGTGATAAAGGTGGTGGCATTGGCATTGCTCCAATGTATAACTGTGTTTATGTTATCTGCACAACA
This genomic interval from Candidatus Cloacimonas sp. contains the following:
- a CDS encoding ABC transporter permease; the encoded protein is MKRFSAGQFFKGMNLTVFTLVMVFLYIPILILIIFSFNDAKIITGWKGFTLQYYVLLFQNKTILEAFRNTMLIACLSTLISTIFGVLTAMGMENKKFSGSKFVSALIYIPLVIPDILMGVSLALLFNFTKVNTGLFTVLIAHITFCISYTVIVIRSRLDGFDYSLVEAAMDLGAKPGTIFWKIKMPLIMPGIIAAGLLAFTLSIDDFIITFFTSGRGFDTLPIYVEGAIRRGTITTINSLSTIMIGLTLLLVVATKRIRKIVISSL
- a CDS encoding response regulator, translated to MKKVICIVDDEEELVENLKIELEHLKPEWNIITFNEGMQAIQEIVKGTVDIVVTDIAMPDMDGYELFWRIKDYDANIPVIMMTGFGYDPNHVLVRAKVDGLKDVLYKPFETEKLVELIESHLK
- the lpxK gene encoding tetraacyldisaccharide 4'-kinase, yielding MDANKIIQNHLLKRSFLSYALYPAGILYGFGQKICRTYYQKRGYHPQCKIISIGNIISGGSGKTPLTIALANLLINSGLKVGISHRGYKSAFENNPHIINPDFSLLYDVQETGDEAYLIASSLQNVPVVVGKKRESAVKLLLDQYPYLDVIILDDALQHHYIYRDLNIISFDDTLGIGNGFVIPAGYLREPLSNIPQNSLIVINRKNKAQTESLWLQKLNRLRIPIYHSSNTPKCFLDITGNVYPLDYVKEKRIVLVSGIANPASFAESINSLGLSYVKHYAFNDHCDFKQPSLTKNILELNPDYIICTQKDIMKLAKYDSLQNRLLALKLEYSFAQEKEFLNQVLHFVR
- a CDS encoding ABC transporter permease; the encoded protein is MKNKPSLNPNYALQVASERRKNLTSWVLTAPALLWLIFFFLVPYLIVIIYSFLTADIYDVKFEFTLEAYRQSWTPAYLHTFYLSFRLALLTTFLSLLLGFPVAYYIARAKDKVKNTLLIFIIIPFWTNLIIRIFSWRIFLAYNGVLNNLLLDLGLINNPLEIMRTDLAVILVMVYVYLPYMILPLYSVLEKMDWTLLNAAMDLGANEVKSFFHITLPLVKEGIFAGGLLVFIPALGSYLIPQLVGNQKSLYLGQVITYKVKNIPRNWPMASALSLTLLFIVALFLIVIYAFYNRNKARRHQ
- a CDS encoding ABC transporter ATP-binding protein, producing the protein MEDIRLENLSKDFDGFVAVENVSLTIQSGELFSFLGPSGCGKTTLLRMIAGFEIPSAGRVIIDNMDITNLPPYKRQVNTIFQNYSLFPHMTVFDNVAFGLRIKKYPKNEINSRVKEMLSLVKMEDQANKFPDQISGGQKQRIAIARALINQPKVLLLDEPLAALDLKLRQHMLIELMNIHDAVGITFIYVTHDQSEAMSISDRVAVMNHGNIIQAGPPDDIYERPESVFSAYFIGATNLITGEVIGIEDDYVQIRCPDGTGNSFEIDSTFHFQPTIGQELTVSLRPEKIAISRNKPRYQEDINILRGVIEDILYLGSHTQYIVRVGDLKIRVFSQHKRVYFDDKALDWEEPVWLFWHDTDTWLINQIPENVLSPDELSEGGVNHFQRSIKRPSIE
- a CDS encoding DUF4405 domain-containing protein is translated as MNNKKLKILNPIMFIVIFTAFAAMLTYKISGFFNYDAYGFKELHEICGFIFVILAIFHITYNWQWIKSQIFGIKPKKK
- a CDS encoding phosphoribosylaminoimidazolesuccinocarboxamide synthase; this encodes MHKEISKLAIVKRSNQGKVRDIYDLGENLLIVSTDRLSAFDVVFPNPIPDKGKILNAISVHFFKSTSDIIPNHFITDDVSKYPIELQKFSEYLAGRSMLVKKTRVIPFECIVRGYISGSAWKEYKKTRTIGGMLIAEEMQESQKFNHPLFTPSTKVEDGHDENISYREFMSRMDETLAVHIKDKSLELYSFAHDLLMQKGIILADTKFEYGTIGSQVLLIDEIFTPDSSRLWDFDAYEIGKSPESFDKQYVRDYLENSGWDKQPPAPILPEEVIEKTRQKYLTILKIITGKEL